A region from the Vicia villosa cultivar HV-30 ecotype Madison, WI linkage group LG3, Vvil1.0, whole genome shotgun sequence genome encodes:
- the LOC131658809 gene encoding uncharacterized protein LOC131658809 — protein sequence MLVGSLGQFPQANAGNRNGDDDEYRALGKFQKNNPPTFEGEHEPDKAQAWLKAIEKIFRVMNCTDAQRFVNGLRPDIKKAVGYQQISRFAELINKNRIYDEYSRENASHYKAIIEKKGQYHEKLYDNKKKTGFGGKPSGEGSSAQIKCFKCDVEGHHADECNKSSVKCFECDDHTESHYVSGSNITCFP from the exons atgttggttgGATCTCTTGGTCAATTTCCTCAAGCTAATGCTGGAaatcggaatggtgatgatgatgagtatcgTGCTTTGGGGAAGTTTCAGAAGAACAATCCTCCTACCTTTGAGGGAGAGCATGAACCGGATAAGGCTCAAGCTTGGTTGAAAgcgattgagaagatctttcgagTTATGAATTGCACTGATGCTcagaga tttgttaATGGTTTGAgacctgatatcaagaaggcggttgGTTATCAACAGATTTCTCGTTTTGCGGAGTTGATTAACAAGAACCGGATTTATGATGAGTATAGTAGGGAGAAtgcttctcactacaaggctATCATTGAGAAGAAAGGACAATATCATGAGAAACTGTATGATAATAAGAAGAAAACTGGTTTTGGTGGAAAGCCAAGTGGGGAAGGATCTAGTGCTCAGATCaagtgctttaagtgtgatgTTGAAGGACATCACGCTGATGAATGCAACAAGAGTTCGGTTAAGTGTTTCGAGTGTGATGATCACACTGAATCGCACTATGTTTCTGgctcgaatatcacatgttttccttag